One genomic region from Salinicola endophyticus encodes:
- a CDS encoding ATPase, T2SS/T4P/T4SS family, which produces MTATAAFSAGDDLAPLPYRLAKRAGVALAPGKHGYRLLCRDTPSPLQLEVLQDIQRRLGRAEGCEWLDGDTFEARLAALHDGERADNAALLEGLAEHVDLDSLMQELPRAEDLLESENEAPVIRLINGVFSEALRLAASDIHVEPFERELVIRLRVDGAMREALRPPRVLAPVLISRIKVMARLDIAEKRQPQDGRITVRAAGRDVDIRVSTLPGIHGERVVMRLLDKHAALLDLDRLGMPPAVLERYRRVLQQPNGILLNTGPTGSGKTTTLYASLNALNDRSRNILTVEDPVEYAIPGIGQTPVNPHAGLTFARGLRAILRQDPDVIMIGEIRDLETAATAVQSSLTGHLVLSTLHTNSALGAIARLRDMGIEPFLLATSLKGVMAQRLVRRLCPACSEWRPRRADDAQWLPGIDTLARLAEPQGCESCDHSGYRGRLGLYEFIPIDAHLASLIHERAPEAALAEYAFCQAGAQSLAQAALARLAAGETALDEVLRAIHR; this is translated from the coding sequence ATGACCGCGACCGCGGCCTTCAGCGCCGGCGACGATCTCGCGCCGCTGCCCTACCGGCTGGCCAAGCGCGCCGGGGTGGCGTTGGCGCCGGGCAAGCATGGCTACCGCCTGCTGTGTCGCGACACACCGTCGCCGCTGCAGCTCGAGGTACTCCAGGACATCCAGCGCCGCCTGGGCCGCGCCGAGGGCTGCGAGTGGCTCGACGGCGATACCTTCGAGGCGCGTCTGGCCGCGCTGCACGACGGCGAGCGTGCCGACAACGCGGCGCTGCTGGAGGGGCTGGCCGAGCACGTCGACCTCGACAGCCTGATGCAGGAGCTGCCACGGGCCGAGGATCTGCTCGAAAGCGAGAACGAAGCGCCGGTGATCCGACTGATCAACGGCGTCTTCTCCGAGGCCCTGCGCCTGGCCGCGTCGGACATCCACGTCGAACCCTTCGAGCGCGAGCTGGTGATCCGCCTGCGGGTGGATGGCGCCATGCGCGAGGCGCTGCGGCCGCCACGGGTGCTGGCGCCGGTGCTGATCTCGCGGATCAAGGTGATGGCGCGGCTCGACATCGCCGAGAAGCGCCAGCCCCAGGATGGCCGCATCACGGTGCGCGCCGCCGGGCGTGACGTCGATATCCGTGTCTCCACCCTGCCCGGCATCCACGGCGAGCGGGTGGTGATGCGTCTGCTCGACAAGCATGCCGCGCTGCTCGACCTCGACCGCCTGGGCATGCCGCCGGCGGTGCTCGAACGCTATCGCCGGGTGCTCCAGCAGCCCAACGGTATCCTGCTCAACACCGGGCCCACCGGTTCGGGCAAGACCACCACGCTCTACGCCAGCCTCAATGCGCTCAACGACCGCAGCCGCAATATCCTAACCGTCGAGGACCCGGTGGAGTACGCCATCCCGGGTATCGGCCAGACCCCGGTCAACCCCCACGCCGGGCTCACCTTCGCCCGTGGCCTGCGCGCCATCCTGCGCCAGGACCCGGACGTGATCATGATCGGCGAGATCCGCGACCTGGAGACCGCCGCCACCGCGGTGCAGTCGAGCCTGACCGGCCACCTGGTGCTCTCGACGTTACACACCAACAGCGCGCTGGGGGCGATCGCGCGGCTGCGCGACATGGGCATCGAGCCGTTCCTGCTGGCGACCAGCCTCAAGGGGGTGATGGCCCAGCGCCTGGTACGCCGGCTATGTCCGGCGTGCAGTGAGTGGCGCCCGCGCCGTGCCGACGACGCCCAGTGGCTGCCCGGCATCGACACCCTGGCGCGGCTGGCCGAGCCCCAGGGCTGCGAAAGCTGCGACCACAGCGGCTATCGCGGGCGCCTGGGCCTTTACGAGTTCATCCCTATCGATGCCCACCTGGCCAGCCTGATCCACGAACGCGCCCCCGAGGCGGCGCTGGCCGAGTACGCCTTCTGCCAGGCCGGCGCCCAGAGTCTGGCGCAGGCGGCACTGGCGCGACTGGCGGCGGGCGAGACCGCCCTCGACGAGGTACTGCGTGCGATCCACCGCTGA
- the gspF gene encoding type II secretion system inner membrane protein GspF — protein sequence MPTYRYVALSPDGRRQRDVLQAESERQARQLLHERGLFPRRLALVRGADSPGRSAGRGRLDTTSLALLTRQLATLIDAGIPLSDALDALTRQAERQRERALLLAVGNRVREGHSLADSLKPHASFDLLYRSLVAAGERAGRLALVLERLADHLERVQAQRQKARTALVYPLVLAGVSLAVVSGLMTWVVPRLAQQFERSDMALPWLTRLMIGLSHLMLSLGPWLLALLLLGVPLAARVLRRPAPRARLDALLLGLPRLGELIRLLDTGRLTRTLAILTRSGIALLEALRVSRDTLGNHGMREAVALIEQRVESGISLHRAMQESGRFSPSLLHMVASGEASGTLDRMLERIADAQESTFNRRVDMALALFEPLMILVMGAVVLTVVLAILLPIMQLNSSVAL from the coding sequence ATGCCTACCTATCGCTATGTGGCCCTGAGCCCCGACGGCCGCCGTCAGCGCGACGTGCTGCAGGCCGAGAGCGAGCGTCAGGCGCGTCAGCTGCTGCACGAACGGGGTCTGTTCCCGCGCCGCCTGGCGCTGGTACGTGGCGCCGATTCCCCGGGTCGCAGCGCGGGCCGCGGGCGCCTCGATACCACCAGCCTGGCGCTGCTCACGCGCCAGCTGGCGACCCTGATCGACGCCGGCATCCCGCTCAGCGACGCCCTCGACGCCCTTACCCGCCAGGCAGAGCGCCAGCGCGAACGCGCGCTGCTGCTGGCGGTGGGCAACCGGGTGCGCGAGGGCCACTCGCTGGCCGACAGCCTGAAGCCCCACGCGAGCTTCGATCTGCTCTACCGCTCGCTGGTCGCCGCCGGCGAGCGCGCCGGGCGCCTGGCGCTGGTACTCGAACGCTTGGCCGATCACCTCGAGCGGGTCCAGGCGCAGCGCCAGAAGGCGCGCACCGCGCTGGTCTATCCGCTGGTGCTGGCGGGGGTCTCGCTGGCGGTAGTGAGCGGGCTGATGACCTGGGTGGTGCCACGCCTGGCACAGCAGTTCGAGCGCTCCGACATGGCGCTGCCGTGGCTGACCCGGCTGATGATCGGCCTCTCCCACCTGATGCTGAGCCTGGGTCCGTGGCTGCTCGCGCTGTTGCTGCTGGGCGTGCCGCTGGCGGCGCGGGTACTGCGCCGCCCGGCGCCGCGGGCGCGGCTCGATGCCCTGCTGCTCGGCCTGCCGCGCCTGGGCGAGCTGATCCGGCTGCTCGATACCGGACGCCTGACCCGCACCCTGGCGATCCTCACGCGCAGCGGCATCGCCCTGCTGGAAGCACTGCGGGTGAGCCGCGACACCCTGGGCAACCACGGCATGCGCGAGGCGGTGGCGCTGATCGAGCAGCGCGTCGAGAGCGGGATCAGCCTGCACCGGGCGATGCAGGAGTCGGGGCGCTTCTCGCCCTCGCTGCTGCACATGGTCGCCAGCGGCGAGGCCAGCGGCACCCTGGACCGCATGCTCGAACGCATCGCCGACGCCCAGGAGAGCACCTTCAACCGCCGCGTCGACATGGCCCTGGCGCTGTTCGAACCGCTGATGATCCTGGTCATGGGCGCGGTGGTGCTGACCGTGGTGCTCGCCATCCTGCTGCCGATCATGCAGCTCAACAGCAGCGTGGCGCTGTAG
- the gspG gene encoding type II secretion system major pseudopilin GspG, with protein MTRAPRPGHQSGFTLLEIMVVIFIIGLLVAIVAPNVLSNQDDAMQQKARADLSTLEQALDMYRLDNYRYPTTQQGLAALVSPPSSDPQPDNYREGGYIRRLPEDPWGHSYHYASPGQHGRVDLYSLGADDQPGGEGIDADIGNWML; from the coding sequence ATGACACGCGCTCCCCGCCCCGGCCACCAGTCCGGTTTCACCCTGCTCGAGATCATGGTGGTGATCTTCATCATCGGTCTATTGGTGGCGATCGTCGCCCCCAACGTGCTGAGCAACCAGGACGACGCCATGCAGCAGAAGGCGCGCGCCGATCTCTCGACCCTCGAGCAGGCGCTCGACATGTACCGTCTCGACAACTACCGCTACCCCACCACCCAGCAGGGCCTGGCGGCACTGGTCAGTCCCCCCAGCAGCGACCCGCAGCCGGACAACTACCGCGAAGGCGGCTATATCCGGCGCCTGCCCGAGGACCCCTGGGGCCACTCCTACCACTACGCCAGCCCCGGCCAGCACGGCCGGGTCGATCTCTACAGCCTGGGCGCCGACGACCAGCCCGGCGGCGAGGGCATCGATGCCGACATCGGCAACTGGATGCTGTGA
- a CDS encoding GspH/FimT family pseudopilin codes for MSARATRGFSLIELLVVIVIIALGASLAVAWLVGTRPGERLDREARDLAGAFRLAADVARARQRVIGWQPQGDGYRFVSWQPGHGWQVFGERLGLAAQRWDPPLQPSRQPPAADTTTPWLVWLPDGEVVGAHIQLASDGARRTLAVDALGVSVTGRGR; via the coding sequence GTGAGCGCGCGCGCTACCCGGGGCTTCTCGCTGATCGAACTGCTGGTGGTGATCGTGATCATCGCCCTCGGCGCGAGCCTCGCCGTGGCCTGGCTGGTGGGTACGCGCCCCGGCGAGCGGCTCGACCGCGAGGCGCGCGACCTGGCCGGCGCCTTCCGCCTGGCCGCGGACGTCGCCCGCGCGCGCCAGCGGGTGATCGGCTGGCAGCCGCAGGGCGACGGCTATCGCTTCGTCAGCTGGCAGCCCGGCCACGGCTGGCAGGTCTTCGGCGAGCGCCTGGGGCTGGCCGCGCAGCGCTGGGACCCGCCGCTGCAGCCCAGCCGTCAGCCGCCGGCCGCCGACACCACTACCCCCTGGCTGGTGTGGCTGCCCGATGGCGAAGTGGTGGGTGCGCATATCCAGCTGGCCAGCGACGGCGCCCGCCGTACCCTGGCGGTGGACGCACTCGGGGTCAGCGTGACAGGCCGTGGGCGATGA
- a CDS encoding type II secretion system protein, with the protein MSARPGYHEAPCQRGFTLLEVMVALFILALIAAIVAQGVQQRVRIAESAARRAPMLLCAREFESRAALDHYWPRLGTQQGELSQAGHTCWWRLTVSATPIQRLRQGRLALYDTPARAHPVLTFTLYLAPP; encoded by the coding sequence ATGAGTGCCAGGCCCGGCTACCACGAGGCCCCATGCCAGCGCGGTTTCACCCTGCTCGAGGTGATGGTGGCGCTGTTCATCCTGGCGCTGATCGCGGCGATCGTCGCCCAGGGGGTGCAGCAGCGCGTGCGTATCGCCGAGAGTGCGGCGCGCCGCGCGCCCATGCTGCTGTGCGCGCGGGAGTTCGAAAGCCGTGCGGCGCTCGACCACTACTGGCCGCGCCTGGGTACCCAGCAGGGCGAGCTGAGCCAGGCGGGGCACACCTGCTGGTGGCGGCTGACGGTGAGCGCCACGCCGATCCAGCGGCTGCGTCAGGGCCGCCTGGCGCTCTACGACACCCCGGCCCGGGCACATCCGGTGCTCACCTTCACGCTCTATCTGGCACCGCCATGA
- a CDS encoding prepilin-type N-terminal cleavage/methylation domain-containing protein: MRAPAATTPHQRGFTLLEVMIAIALTALVGIGVAALVEQLVSARERFAEPAPLDAEIDVSRLLTRRLEALVQRPIHEEGRRLFNLPLTYRADLARLEWVSLGAVALPVGDFYTRLRRQRLQWDRDSATLTLDSSGLLDAAGEPEWQRVAALDDVTALTLEFFAAGRWLAAPPPSGIAQGVRVQWQRHGRPVTLTVVLPELLP, from the coding sequence ATGAGAGCGCCGGCCGCAACGACGCCGCACCAGCGCGGCTTCACTCTGCTCGAGGTGATGATCGCCATCGCCCTGACCGCACTGGTCGGCATCGGCGTGGCGGCGCTGGTCGAGCAGCTGGTGAGTGCGCGCGAGCGCTTCGCCGAACCGGCGCCGCTGGATGCGGAGATCGATGTCAGCCGCCTGCTCACACGGCGTCTGGAGGCGCTGGTGCAGCGCCCGATACACGAAGAGGGTCGTCGGCTGTTCAACCTGCCGCTGACCTATCGTGCCGACCTGGCACGGCTGGAGTGGGTCTCGCTGGGCGCGGTGGCGCTGCCGGTGGGCGATTTCTACACCCGCCTGCGCCGCCAGCGCCTGCAGTGGGATCGCGACAGCGCCACCCTGACGCTCGATTCCAGCGGGCTGCTCGATGCCGCCGGTGAGCCCGAGTGGCAGCGGGTGGCGGCACTCGATGACGTCACTGCGCTGACGCTGGAATTCTTCGCCGCCGGGCGCTGGCTCGCCGCGCCGCCGCCGAGCGGCATCGCCCAGGGCGTACGCGTGCAGTGGCAGCGCCATGGGCGCCCGGTGACGCTGACCGTGGTCCTGCCGGAGCTGCTGCCATGA
- the gspK gene encoding type II secretion system minor pseudopilin GspK gives MSVSPPAQREPAGAPRQRGAALLMVLLALTLVSVTLSALTLQGRRELTRLELLQQETQAEFYARGAEIIARRALTDAAVRHADLWWQTLAGRPLRYPTDAGELRLVVHDLRTCFNLNALGGSQAALAQQQLRYWVATYASERLVGMTPDTFVARLADWIDPDNIARVGGMDGADYARLDPPRTSADTWLRDPSEINWLAPLDSRRAGRFGELCTLPDDGPWRLDLNALGPGDLPLLDALFVGQVDRGALATLLRARPPGGYTDLDAVRQALGGDAPWLERYGNRLRLTPDYVALDIRIRLADRHYDFQRLLLAEGTSAFYPRQPAARVRVLSRRSGYPSARLDAISTHAISTDAAEPAADNVFTQESP, from the coding sequence ATGAGCGTGTCGCCGCCAGCCCAGCGTGAGCCCGCGGGGGCGCCGCGCCAGCGCGGGGCGGCGCTGCTGATGGTGCTGCTGGCGCTGACGCTGGTGAGCGTCACGCTGAGCGCGCTTACGCTACAGGGGCGGCGCGAGCTGACCCGTCTCGAACTGCTGCAGCAGGAGACCCAGGCCGAGTTCTACGCCCGCGGCGCGGAGATCATCGCCCGCCGTGCGCTGACCGATGCTGCGGTGCGCCACGCCGACCTGTGGTGGCAGACCCTGGCCGGGCGGCCGCTGCGCTACCCCACCGACGCCGGCGAGCTGCGCCTGGTGGTGCACGACCTGCGCACCTGCTTCAACCTCAACGCCCTGGGCGGCAGCCAGGCGGCGCTGGCCCAGCAGCAGCTGCGCTACTGGGTGGCGACCTATGCCAGCGAGCGCCTCGTCGGCATGACCCCGGATACCTTCGTCGCCCGCCTCGCTGACTGGATCGACCCCGACAATATCGCCCGGGTCGGCGGCATGGATGGCGCCGACTATGCGCGCCTCGACCCGCCCCGGACGAGCGCCGACACCTGGCTGCGCGATCCCAGCGAGATCAACTGGCTGGCGCCGCTGGACAGCCGCCGCGCCGGGCGTTTCGGTGAACTCTGCACGCTGCCCGACGACGGCCCCTGGCGGCTCGATCTCAACGCCCTGGGCCCCGGCGACCTGCCGCTGCTGGATGCGCTGTTCGTCGGCCAGGTCGACCGTGGCGCTCTGGCCACGCTGCTGCGCGCGCGCCCGCCGGGGGGCTACACGGACCTCGACGCGGTGCGCCAGGCGCTGGGCGGCGATGCCCCCTGGCTCGAACGCTACGGCAACCGCCTGCGCCTGACCCCGGACTATGTGGCGCTGGATATCCGCATCCGCCTGGCGGATCGCCACTACGACTTCCAGCGTCTGCTGCTGGCCGAGGGCACCAGCGCCTTCTATCCCCGCCAGCCGGCGGCGCGCGTACGGGTGCTGAGCCGCCGCAGCGGCTATCCCAGCGCCCGGCTCGACGCTATCTCGACCCACGCTATCTCGACCGACGCCGCCGAGCCGGCGGCGGACAACGTCTTCACCCAGGAGTCACCCTGA
- a CDS encoding type II secretion system protein GspL: MRRSARPARAATRLLVAPRQRLAPLIDASADTETDADTRLRVDWCLEGATPHTLSDTSPPEAWQALTRLAASHPVTLLLAADAVSHFHLAAPRGLKRREWPLLLETVTSEAVDQLHLHPLQRGRGHLELIALPRAELAAWRAWAQRLGLAPTGWSCAFLALPRPATPDQITTLDDGSHRLCLGLAAPVAPGAPETRQWLAWPRDWPLPPAWRERECQVVDGDGDGDGERDDDERHDGGEAAAEQARRRSLTWLAAQPPAALPFADDSGARWQGIAWRPRRRTRWLAGAIALLALLDASLWLATSWREDAATSQRQAAALAARFVGPPPADARAALDSRADAIDALARRNHQLSEALATATAQLAATPWQLSRLAVSGNRATLAWRYPEPPAPVVLNRARQALATLGEAQWQALPGELSLNLHLAADTPEPKP, translated from the coding sequence ATGCGCCGATCCGCACGCCCGGCGCGCGCCGCTACCCGCCTGCTGGTCGCCCCGCGCCAGCGCCTCGCGCCGCTCATCGATGCCAGCGCCGACACAGAGACGGACGCCGACACCCGGCTCCGTGTCGACTGGTGCCTGGAGGGTGCCACGCCGCACACCCTGAGCGACACCAGCCCTCCTGAGGCGTGGCAGGCGCTGACGCGGCTGGCCGCCAGCCACCCGGTCACCCTACTGCTGGCGGCGGATGCGGTCAGCCATTTCCATCTCGCCGCACCGCGCGGGCTCAAGCGCCGCGAGTGGCCGCTGCTGCTGGAAACGGTGACCAGTGAGGCGGTCGACCAACTCCACCTGCATCCGCTGCAGCGCGGTCGCGGCCACCTGGAGCTGATCGCCCTGCCGCGGGCCGAACTCGCCGCCTGGCGCGCCTGGGCGCAGCGCCTCGGCCTGGCACCGACGGGCTGGAGCTGCGCCTTCCTGGCGCTGCCACGGCCGGCGACGCCGGATCAGATCACCACGCTCGACGACGGCAGCCATCGGCTGTGCCTGGGGCTGGCCGCGCCCGTGGCGCCGGGCGCGCCGGAGACTCGCCAGTGGCTGGCGTGGCCGCGCGACTGGCCGCTGCCGCCGGCCTGGCGCGAGCGTGAGTGTCAGGTGGTCGATGGCGATGGCGATGGCGATGGCGAAAGAGACGATGACGAACGGCATGATGGCGGCGAAGCGGCCGCCGAACAGGCCCGACGCCGCAGTCTCACCTGGCTGGCGGCTCAGCCCCCCGCCGCGCTGCCGTTCGCCGATGACAGCGGCGCGCGCTGGCAAGGGATCGCCTGGCGGCCTCGGCGACGTACGCGCTGGCTGGCGGGGGCCATTGCCCTGCTGGCGCTGCTCGACGCCTCGCTGTGGCTGGCCACGAGCTGGCGCGAAGACGCCGCGACGAGCCAGCGTCAAGCGGCGGCGCTGGCCGCGCGCTTCGTCGGCCCGCCGCCGGCCGACGCCCGGGCGGCGCTGGACAGCCGCGCCGATGCCATCGACGCCCTGGCCCGGCGCAATCACCAGCTCAGCGAAGCCCTGGCAACGGCCACGGCACAGCTCGCCGCGACGCCCTGGCAGCTGTCACGGCTGGCGGTCAGCGGCAACCGGGCGACCCTGGCCTGGCGCTACCCCGAGCCGCCGGCACCGGTGGTGCTGAACCGGGCCCGTCAGGCCCTCGCCACGCTGGGCGAGGCGCAGTGGCAGGCGCTACCGGGCGAGCTGAGCCTGAACCTCCACCTCGCCGCCGACACCCCGGAGCCCAAGCCATGA